The Patescibacteria group bacterium genome includes a window with the following:
- the gyrB gene encoding DNA topoisomerase (ATP-hydrolyzing) subunit B — protein MPKNEEKIKKSGSYNASEITVLKGLDPVRKRPGMYIGNTASQGLHHLIWEAVDNAIDEAMAGYCTDIEIKLLPEGKVSVSDNGRGIPVDLHKVTNKSALETVMTTLHAGGKFGDSGYKVSGGLHGVGISVVNALSKWMRSEVKRNGKLYYQEYSKGHAKTKLMIEKGRVEGTGTTQIFQPDDEIFTVLNFDLKIILNHFRQQAYLTRGIKIKLIDERIDRGKDNEGNKIQSPSYTFYFEGGIASYVRHLNINNEIEQENVFYIEKERENVNVEIALQYCSEFQSSIYSFANNISTIEGGMHLIGFKNALLKCLNDYSKENNILKEKDGILTSEDIKEGLTAVVSVKIPDPQFEGQTKAKLGNVEARSAVYSVFKDYFSAFLNEHPNDAKAIIGKCVLASQARQAARSAREAVIRKGALKGITLPGKLADCSSRKPENSEMFIVEGESAGGSAKQGRDRNTQAILPLRGKILNVEKSRLDKMLANKEIKSLVIAMGTNIAEDFDVKRLRYHKIVIMTDADVDGSHIRTLLLTLFYRYFPELVYSGFIYIAQPPLYQVKKGSDIRWIYSDDELQVALKDMGINQSIDDIKEEITEGEEPEEGTEEELSDEENAKSTKTQTEKKFNIQRYKGLGEMNPEQLWETTMNPETRKMKRVTIDDAAEADSVFEKLMGSDVDHRKRFIQTHATSVKNLDI, from the coding sequence ATGCCTAAAAACGAAGAAAAAATCAAAAAAAGTGGGTCTTATAACGCTAGTGAAATTACTGTTTTAAAAGGACTTGATCCTGTGCGAAAGAGGCCGGGAATGTACATAGGAAATACCGCTAGCCAAGGTCTTCATCATTTAATTTGGGAAGCAGTGGATAATGCTATTGATGAAGCTATGGCAGGATATTGTACGGATATAGAAATAAAACTTTTACCAGAGGGTAAAGTATCTGTTTCTGATAATGGTCGTGGTATTCCAGTAGATTTACATAAAGTTACAAACAAAAGTGCTCTTGAAACTGTTATGACTACGCTTCATGCTGGTGGTAAGTTTGGTGATAGTGGGTATAAAGTTTCTGGTGGTTTACATGGTGTTGGTATTAGTGTTGTAAACGCACTTTCAAAATGGATGAGAAGTGAAGTAAAAAGAAATGGAAAATTGTATTATCAAGAGTATAGCAAGGGTCATGCCAAGACTAAACTTATGATAGAAAAGGGTAGGGTAGAGGGTACTGGTACAACTCAAATTTTTCAACCAGATGATGAAATATTTACAGTATTGAATTTTGATTTAAAGATTATTTTGAATCATTTTAGGCAACAAGCATACCTTACAAGAGGAATAAAAATAAAATTAATTGATGAAAGAATAGATAGAGGCAAAGACAATGAAGGTAATAAAATACAAAGTCCCTCTTATACTTTTTATTTTGAAGGTGGTATAGCCTCTTATGTAAGGCATTTAAATATAAATAATGAAATAGAACAAGAAAATGTTTTTTATATAGAAAAAGAAAGAGAGAATGTAAATGTTGAAATAGCGCTTCAATATTGTTCAGAATTTCAATCTAGTATATATAGTTTTGCAAATAATATTTCCACTATAGAGGGTGGTATGCATCTTATAGGTTTTAAAAATGCACTTTTAAAATGTTTAAATGATTATTCAAAAGAAAACAATATTTTAAAAGAAAAGGATGGGATTCTTACATCTGAAGATATAAAAGAAGGGCTTACAGCTGTTGTGTCTGTAAAAATTCCAGATCCACAATTTGAAGGACAGACAAAAGCAAAACTTGGAAATGTAGAAGCAAGATCTGCGGTTTATTCTGTTTTCAAGGATTATTTTTCAGCATTTTTGAATGAACATCCAAATGATGCAAAAGCAATAATAGGAAAATGTGTGCTTGCATCTCAGGCAAGACAAGCAGCTCGTTCTGCAAGAGAAGCTGTTATAAGAAAAGGAGCTCTAAAAGGTATAACTCTTCCAGGAAAACTTGCAGATTGTTCTTCTAGGAAGCCAGAAAATTCAGAAATGTTTATAGTAGAGGGAGAAAGTGCTGGAGGAAGTGCAAAACAGGGTAGAGATAGAAACACTCAAGCAATACTTCCGCTTCGTGGAAAAATATTAAATGTAGAAAAGTCTCGACTAGACAAAATGCTTGCAAACAAAGAAATAAAATCTCTTGTAATAGCAATGGGTACAAATATAGCAGAAGATTTTGATGTAAAAAGATTACGATATCATAAAATAGTTATTATGACTGATGCTGATGTAGATGGTTCTCATATTAGAACACTTCTTCTTACATTGTTTTATAGATATTTTCCAGAGCTTGTATACTCAGGATTTATTTATATTGCACAGCCACCACTTTATCAGGTAAAAAAGGGTAGTGATATTAGATGGATTTATTCGGATGATGAATTGCAAGTAGCTCTAAAAGATATGGGAATAAATCAAAGTATAGACGACATAAAAGAAGAAATAACAGAAGGAGAAGAACCAGAAGAGGGTACAGAAGAAGAATTGTCTGACGAAGAAAATGCAAAATCTACGAAAACTCAAACAGAAAAGAAATTCAACATTCAAAGATACAAGGGTCTTGGAGAAATGAATCCAGAACAACTTTGGGAGACAACAATGAATCCAGAAACTAGAAAAATGAAAAGAGTTACTATTGATGATGCTGCTGAGGCAGATTCAGTATTTGAGAAGCTTATGGGCTCAGATGTTGATCATAGAAAGAGATTTATACAAACTCATGCAACTAGCGTGAAAAATTTGGATATTTAA
- a CDS encoding DUF2584 family protein yields the protein MGNPFLLQACLKLDKSEMPNSFEIGKEYSFAKKGHRIYQIKVPMDLRDNFWNAYGRCVITKYTLGNDETIGTYVIVKIFDSEQAKHVTNTYVSDEEVCNILKNTK from the coding sequence ATGGGAAACCCATTTTTATTGCAAGCTTGTTTGAAATTGGACAAAAGTGAAATGCCAAATTCTTTTGAAATTGGCAAAGAATATAGTTTTGCCAAAAAAGGACATAGAATTTATCAAATAAAAGTTCCTATGGATCTACGAGATAATTTTTGGAATGCGTATGGAAGGTGTGTAATAACAAAATACACATTAGGAAATGATGAAACAATAGGAACTTATGTAATAGTAAAAATATTTGATAGTGAACAAGCAAAACATGTTACAAATACTTATGTATCAGATGAAGAAGTTTGTAATATTTTAAAAAATACAAAATAA
- a CDS encoding histidine phosphatase family protein, which yields MSVNITYFVHGTTIDNEKDLASGWCDTDLSELGVKQSIELKECIKNKKFDVVFCSDLIRAVHSAELTFKNIEIIKDKRLRECNYGYFTRKKSSEFKNRLNNFIENPFPNGESYYDVENRVRELVKYLKDNYNNKNIAIVCHQAPQLALDVILKNMTWLEAIDNDWRITHSWQPGWEYVIE from the coding sequence ATGTCAGTAAATATTACTTATTTTGTTCATGGGACAACAATAGATAATGAAAAAGATTTGGCTTCTGGTTGGTGTGACACTGATTTGTCGGAGTTAGGAGTAAAACAATCTATAGAATTAAAAGAATGCATCAAAAACAAGAAATTTGATGTTGTTTTTTGTTCGGATTTAATTAGAGCAGTTCATAGTGCAGAGTTAACATTTAAAAATATAGAAATAATAAAAGACAAAAGACTTAGAGAATGTAATTATGGATATTTTACTAGAAAAAAATCCAGTGAATTTAAAAATAGATTAAATAATTTTATAGAAAATCCGTTTCCAAATGGAGAAAGCTATTATGATGTAGAAAATAGAGTAAGAGAACTTGTAAAATATTTGAAAGATAATTATAATAACAAAAATATTGCAATTGTATGTCACCAAGCGCCTCAATTAGCACTTGATGTAATTTTGAAAAATATGACTTGGCTTGAGGCAATTGATAATGACTGGAGAATTACTCATTCTTGGCAACCTGGCTGGGAATATGTGATTGAGTAA
- a CDS encoding lyase family protein, with protein sequence MIPKNIPIVWPNEDILKSMSNLMMPGIPRYQPTQLKPYFGHDVTYTGAILVEVANLLALIETKIIPESEAKLLTNDKIHKMLSITGTQIETLEREKTKHDIRALVQIIQEIVGPEIGKWIHVPLTSYDALDTGRAYIYRLAYYNVLNPSIRSTVRDLISMVRKYSDIKQIGRTHGQHALPITVGFWFATILFRIVSNLVEMDRHFRQLCGKISGAVGTYNAQEHLGFNKTTNFEICVLKYLGMKPSLISTQILPPEPSARFLHDIVLTSGSIAQLGRDCRHLMRTEISEITEPFSKDQDGSSTMANKRNPISFENMEGMYLMSKNIYGNVFDTIISEHQRDLTGSSLLRSLPTIPVNLQVQLNTLNRLDEETKKDSFLKRIFINEDYCLKNLQMSADTVLGEPIYIALQMAGYTGDAHRLVNKILMKIASQNKISLMEALTTYSQGDEKVAEATTNIPDEIKSLLSNPSMYIGLAPEKANEVADWAEAILEQIM encoded by the coding sequence ATGATACCAAAAAATATACCAATAGTTTGGCCTAATGAAGATATCTTAAAATCCATGAGTAATCTTATGATGCCTGGCATTCCAAGATATCAACCAACTCAACTGAAACCATATTTTGGTCATGACGTTACCTACACTGGTGCAATACTGGTTGAGGTAGCAAATTTATTAGCACTGATAGAAACTAAAATTATCCCGGAATCAGAAGCTAAATTACTAACGAACGACAAAATTCACAAAATGCTAAGTATCACTGGAACTCAAATAGAAACCTTGGAGAGAGAGAAAACAAAACATGATATCAGAGCATTGGTTCAAATTATACAGGAAATAGTTGGACCTGAAATTGGCAAATGGATTCACGTACCACTGACAAGTTATGACGCATTAGACACTGGAAGAGCTTATATATATCGTTTGGCATATTATAATGTGCTAAACCCATCTATTCGCTCTACAGTGAGAGATCTCATATCTATGGTCAGAAAGTATTCTGACATTAAACAAATTGGAAGAACTCATGGCCAACACGCACTCCCAATTACTGTTGGTTTCTGGTTTGCAACAATTCTTTTTAGAATTGTATCCAATTTAGTTGAAATGGACAGACACTTCCGACAATTGTGCGGAAAAATATCTGGTGCAGTTGGGACGTACAACGCCCAAGAACACTTAGGATTTAATAAGACCACAAACTTTGAAATTTGTGTTCTTAAATACCTCGGAATGAAACCATCTCTCATAAGTACACAAATACTCCCACCTGAACCGTCTGCAAGATTTCTTCATGACATAGTTCTCACAAGTGGCTCTATAGCTCAACTTGGAAGAGACTGCCGTCACCTTATGAGAACGGAAATATCAGAGATAACTGAACCATTTTCCAAAGACCAAGATGGCTCCTCTACCATGGCAAACAAAAGAAATCCCATCAGCTTTGAAAACATGGAAGGTATGTATCTTATGTCAAAGAATATATACGGTAATGTATTTGACACCATTATATCTGAGCACCAAAGAGATCTAACTGGTAGTTCTCTTCTGAGATCCTTGCCAACCATACCTGTCAATCTTCAAGTTCAACTCAATACACTCAACAGACTTGATGAAGAAACAAAAAAAGATTCCTTCCTCAAACGAATCTTTATCAATGAAGATTATTGTCTGAAGAATCTTCAAATGAGTGCTGACACTGTACTTGGTGAGCCTATATATATAGCCCTTCAAATGGCCGGTTATACAGGAGATGCTCATAGGCTCGTCAATAAAATACTAATGAAAATAGCATCTCAAAACAAAATAAGTCTAATGGAAGCGCTAACTACATATTCCCAAGGAGATGAAAAAGTTGCAGAAGCAACGACTAATATACCAGATGAGATAAAATCTTTATTATCTAATCCTAGTATGTATATAGGATTGGCCCCAGAAAAAGCTAATGAAGTTGCTGACTGGGCAGAAGCAATCTTAGAACAAATAATGTAA
- a CDS encoding co-chaperone GroES, whose amino-acid sequence MKLKPIFDNIVVKKIEETETTKSGIIMPDTIDKEKPQKGEVVAVGSGKISLEGKTIPMELKIGDRVLFRKYSPDEIKIDGEEYLVMTQSDVIAILE is encoded by the coding sequence ATGAAATTAAAGCCAATATTTGACAATATTGTTGTCAAAAAAATTGAAGAAACAGAAACAACAAAGTCTGGCATAATAATGCCTGATACAATTGATAAAGAAAAGCCACAAAAAGGTGAAGTTGTTGCAGTTGGATCTGGTAAGATTTCTTTGGAAGGAAAAACAATTCCAATGGAACTAAAAATTGGAGATAGGGTATTATTTAGAAAATATTCTCCAGATGAAATAAAAATTGATGGAGAGGAATATCTTGTAATGACTCAAAGTGATGTAATCGCAATTTTGGAATAA
- the groL gene encoding chaperonin GroEL (60 kDa chaperone family; promotes refolding of misfolded polypeptides especially under stressful conditions; forms two stacked rings of heptamers to form a barrel-shaped 14mer; ends can be capped by GroES; misfolded proteins enter the barrel where they are refolded when GroES binds) — MAKQILYSEDARAKIKAGVDKLANAVKVTLGPKGRNAVLGSGFGSPTITKDGVTVAKEIELEDKFENVGAEMVKEVASKTNDVAGDGTTTATVLAQAIISEGIKNVTAGTNPMSIKIGIEKGVEYIVENLKKISKKIETKEEISQVASISANDSEIGNVIAEAMESVGKDGVITVEESQSFGITKEVVEGMQFDRGYVSPYMITSPERMEAESEDPYILITDQKISSLKEFLPLLEKIAQTGKKDLVIIAEEVDGEVLATLIVNKLKGIFNAVAVKAPGFGDRKKEMLEDIAILTGAKVISEEVGFKLENADIEMLGSARKVVATKDNTTIVEGKGDKGDIESRISIIKKQIEKSDSDFDREKLQERLAKLSGGVGVIKVGAATETEMKEIKHRIEDALSATKAAREEGIVVGGGVALLRSSKGLENVKVDGEEKVGLDILRKAIEMPIKQIAENAGKDGAVISDQVKINENINYGYNAKTDIFEDLIKAGVVDPTKVVRSALQNAASIGAMFLTTEAVVVDLPTKDDCSCKSNPGMGGYQGMM; from the coding sequence ATGGCAAAACAAATACTATATAGTGAAGACGCTAGGGCAAAAATAAAAGCAGGTGTTGATAAACTCGCAAATGCGGTTAAAGTCACTCTTGGTCCAAAGGGAAGAAACGCTGTTTTGGGTTCTGGATTTGGTTCCCCTACAATTACAAAAGACGGAGTAACGGTTGCAAAAGAAATAGAACTTGAAGATAAATTTGAAAATGTAGGCGCTGAAATGGTGAAAGAAGTAGCATCAAAAACAAATGATGTTGCAGGAGATGGTACAACTACAGCAACTGTTCTTGCACAAGCAATAATTTCGGAAGGTATAAAAAATGTAACAGCTGGTACAAATCCAATGTCTATAAAAATCGGAATTGAAAAAGGTGTAGAGTATATAGTTGAGAATTTAAAAAAAATATCCAAGAAAATAGAAACAAAAGAAGAAATATCTCAAGTTGCTTCAATTTCTGCAAATGATTCTGAAATAGGAAATGTAATAGCAGAGGCAATGGAATCAGTTGGTAAGGACGGTGTTATTACAGTAGAAGAATCTCAAAGTTTTGGAATTACTAAGGAGGTTGTAGAGGGTATGCAATTTGATAGAGGTTATGTATCTCCATATATGATTACAAGTCCTGAGAGAATGGAAGCTGAATCAGAAGATCCATATATACTTATAACAGACCAAAAAATTTCTTCTTTAAAAGAATTTTTACCTCTACTTGAAAAAATAGCACAAACTGGCAAAAAAGATTTAGTAATAATAGCCGAGGAAGTAGATGGCGAGGTTCTTGCTACGCTTATTGTGAATAAATTAAAAGGAATATTTAATGCAGTTGCCGTAAAAGCTCCTGGATTTGGAGATAGAAAAAAAGAAATGCTTGAGGATATTGCAATTTTGACAGGTGCAAAAGTAATTTCAGAAGAAGTTGGTTTTAAATTAGAAAATGCTGATATAGAAATGCTTGGATCTGCAAGAAAGGTTGTTGCTACAAAAGACAACACTACTATAGTAGAAGGAAAAGGTGATAAAGGAGATATAGAAAGTAGAATAAGTATAATAAAAAAGCAAATAGAAAAATCAGATTCTGATTTTGATAGAGAAAAATTACAAGAAAGACTCGCAAAACTTTCTGGCGGTGTTGGTGTTATAAAAGTTGGTGCTGCAACTGAAACTGAAATGAAAGAGATAAAACATAGAATAGAAGATGCGCTTTCTGCTACAAAAGCCGCAAGAGAAGAAGGAATTGTTGTTGGTGGTGGGGTAGCACTACTTAGATCATCAAAAGGTTTAGAAAATGTAAAAGTTGATGGTGAAGAAAAAGTTGGACTCGATATTTTGAGAAAAGCAATTGAAATGCCCATAAAACAAATTGCAGAAAATGCTGGTAAAGATGGAGCTGTTATATCAGATCAAGTAAAAATAAATGAAAACATAAATTATGGATATAATGCGAAGACGGATATTTTTGAAGATTTGATAAAAGCAGGAGTTGTTGATCCTACAAAAGTTGTAAGAAGTGCTCTTCAAAATGCTGCTTCAATTGGTGCTATGTTTTTGACAACAGAGGCTGTAGTAGTAGATTTGCCAACTAAAGATGATTGTTCATGTAAGAGTAATCCTGGTATGGGTGGGTATCAAGGAATGATGTAA
- the pyk gene encoding pyruvate kinase yields the protein MKRTKIVATIGPSSSDYKVLLKMAKSGMNVCRLNFSHGSYKNHLELINNIKKVRKTLNEPITIMQDLQGPKIRVSDVSRDGVRVIKDEQIILIHDKIVNYKLLVGSDYKIIPVSFPIHSVVKKNNNILVHDGLIKLRVIKLEKDLVYCKVFNSGIIFPHKGINIPGVDIVGSAITKKDVEDLKFGLNHDIDWVALSFVKDHKDILKIKKLIKKYKPGMDVKVMAKIEKPEAVKDIKKIINISDGIMVARGDLGVELSVEKVPIVQKDIIRKCIEAGKVVVVATQMLESMVENSQPTRAEVSDVANAVIDHADALMLSGETAYGKYPVESVSIMSEVITNTENSPYDDDLKLIDSNKTSNVLALSESVKDLVLNSKAKVIVVATNSGFSAKMISRYRPETPIIALVNSDKVKRQLNISWGIISFDMPKCKDINVLINKSVKLIKDKKIVKKGDLAVIVTGQPVGLKENMNIIKLQNI from the coding sequence ATGAAAAGAACCAAAATTGTTGCAACAATAGGGCCTTCATCAAGTGATTATAAGGTTTTGCTTAAAATGGCAAAATCTGGTATGAACGTTTGTCGATTGAATTTTTCTCATGGATCTTATAAAAATCATTTGGAACTTATAAATAATATAAAAAAAGTTCGAAAAACATTGAATGAGCCAATAACTATAATGCAAGATTTACAAGGCCCAAAAATTAGAGTCTCTGATGTCTCTCGTGATGGTGTGAGAGTTATTAAGGATGAGCAAATAATACTTATACATGATAAAATAGTAAATTATAAATTATTAGTAGGTTCTGATTATAAAATAATTCCAGTATCATTTCCAATTCATAGTGTAGTCAAAAAAAATAATAATATTTTGGTTCATGATGGACTTATAAAATTACGTGTTATAAAGTTAGAAAAAGATTTGGTTTATTGCAAGGTTTTCAATTCAGGAATCATTTTTCCTCACAAAGGCATAAATATTCCAGGTGTAGATATTGTAGGAAGTGCTATTACAAAAAAAGATGTTGAAGATTTGAAATTTGGTTTGAATCATGATATAGATTGGGTCGCACTTTCCTTTGTAAAAGATCATAAAGATATATTAAAAATCAAAAAATTGATAAAAAAGTATAAGCCAGGAATGGATGTAAAGGTGATGGCAAAAATAGAAAAGCCAGAAGCGGTAAAAGATATAAAAAAAATTATAAATATTTCTGATGGAATAATGGTTGCAAGAGGTGATTTGGGGGTAGAGCTTAGCGTAGAAAAGGTTCCTATTGTTCAAAAAGATATAATCAGAAAATGTATTGAGGCTGGCAAGGTTGTTGTGGTAGCAACTCAAATGCTAGAGTCGATGGTTGAAAATAGTCAACCTACACGCGCAGAGGTGTCTGATGTTGCAAATGCAGTAATAGATCACGCAGATGCTCTTATGTTATCAGGGGAAACAGCCTACGGAAAATATCCAGTAGAATCAGTTTCTATAATGAGTGAAGTTATTACAAATACAGAAAATTCTCCATATGATGATGATTTGAAATTGATAGATTCAAATAAAACCAGTAATGTATTAGCATTATCAGAATCTGTAAAAGATTTGGTTTTAAACTCAAAAGCAAAAGTTATAGTTGTAGCTACTAATTCTGGATTTTCTGCAAAGATGATTTCAAGATATAGACCTGAAACCCCTATTATAGCCCTTGTAAATAGTGACAAAGTAAAAAGGCAATTGAATATTTCTTGGGGAATAATTTCCTTTGATATGCCAAAATGTAAAGATATAAATGTTTTGATAAATAAATCAGTAAAATTAATAAAAGATAAAAAAATTGTGAAAAAAGGTGATCTAGCTGTTATTGTTACGGGTCAGCCAGTTGGATTAAAAGAAAATATGAATATTATAAAGTTACAAAATATTTAA
- the ppsA gene encoding phosphoenolpyruvate synthase: MNRSLKNVLWFDEISIKDVSIVGGKNASLGEMYKNLKKKGVPVPYGFAITANAYKYFLKSNNIDKKIKDVLKGLDTGNISDLKKRAKEIREIILKAEFPEDLNEEILKAYLSLAKFYKKTPINLDVAVRSSATAEDLPDASFAGQQESYLNITGEYALLESVKRCMASLFTDRAISYRVDKKFDHMKIALSVTVQKMVRSDLASSGVMFSIDTESGFPDIVVINASYGLGEYVVKGVVNPDEYYIYKPTLKKKFNSIIGKDVGDKTKKLIYATGGTNSTQNVDVALNERLKFVLKENEIIKLANWAVIIENHYKKPMDMEWAKDGKTGELFIVQARPETVASQENRSILIEYFIKQCPKPILVGQSVGKKIGQGISHVIKNVDELSNFKEREVLVAEMTDPDWEPVMKKASAIVTNSGGRTCHAAIVSRELGIPCVVGTKNAMSKLKNGQKITVDCSLGEEGYVYDGIIPFITKKTNLKNLKLPKNVKIMMNVGNPRQAFRDSMLPNDGVGLARQEFIISNYIKVHPLALLNFSQVKDKSEKEIINNLTVNYKSKPDFYVEKLAEGVAKIASAFYPKDVIIRLSDFKSNEYANLIGGKYFEPVEDNPMIGWRGASRYYDPKYEPAFRLECKALKKVRDNMGLTNVKIMIPFCRTIEEGKKVIKIMETEGLKRGVNSLELYVMCEIPSNVILANEFCKIFDGFSIGSNDLTQLTLGVDRDSSVVSHIYDERNEAVKELIRQVIRIAKKNKRKVGICGQAPSDFPDFAKFLVKEHIDSMSLVPDSVVNTILQLKKMR; the protein is encoded by the coding sequence ATGAATAGATCATTAAAAAATGTTTTGTGGTTTGATGAAATATCTATAAAAGATGTTTCTATTGTTGGTGGAAAAAATGCATCTCTTGGAGAAATGTATAAAAATTTGAAAAAAAAGGGTGTTCCAGTTCCTTATGGATTTGCGATTACTGCAAATGCTTATAAGTATTTTTTGAAAAGTAATAATATTGATAAAAAAATAAAAGATGTTTTGAAAGGACTTGATACAGGGAATATTTCTGATTTAAAAAAAAGAGCAAAAGAAATAAGAGAAATAATTTTGAAAGCTGAATTTCCAGAAGATTTAAATGAGGAAATTTTGAAAGCATATTTAAGTTTAGCAAAATTTTACAAAAAAACGCCAATAAATTTGGATGTTGCTGTGAGATCTAGTGCTACAGCAGAGGATTTGCCAGATGCATCTTTTGCAGGTCAGCAAGAATCATATTTGAATATAACAGGTGAATATGCATTACTTGAATCAGTAAAGCGATGTATGGCATCACTTTTTACAGATCGTGCTATTTCATATAGAGTGGACAAAAAATTTGATCACATGAAAATTGCACTTTCTGTTACAGTTCAAAAAATGGTAAGATCAGATTTGGCTTCATCAGGAGTAATGTTTTCTATTGATACAGAATCAGGTTTTCCTGATATTGTTGTAATAAATGCCTCATATGGACTTGGAGAGTATGTTGTAAAAGGAGTTGTAAATCCAGATGAATATTATATTTACAAACCAACGCTTAAGAAAAAATTTAATTCTATAATAGGAAAAGACGTTGGAGACAAGACAAAAAAATTAATTTATGCAACTGGTGGAACAAATAGTACTCAAAATGTAGATGTAGCTTTAAATGAAAGATTGAAATTTGTATTAAAAGAAAATGAAATAATAAAACTTGCAAATTGGGCTGTAATTATAGAAAATCATTACAAAAAACCAATGGATATGGAATGGGCAAAAGATGGAAAAACTGGAGAACTTTTTATAGTTCAAGCTCGTCCTGAGACAGTCGCATCACAAGAGAATAGAAGCATTTTGATAGAATATTTTATAAAGCAATGTCCAAAGCCAATTCTTGTAGGTCAATCTGTTGGAAAGAAAATAGGCCAAGGGATTTCTCATGTTATAAAAAATGTTGATGAATTATCCAATTTCAAAGAAAGAGAAGTTCTTGTTGCTGAGATGACAGACCCAGACTGGGAGCCAGTTATGAAAAAAGCTAGTGCAATTGTTACAAATTCAGGTGGCAGAACTTGTCATGCAGCTATTGTATCTCGTGAACTTGGAATTCCATGTGTAGTTGGTACAAAAAATGCAATGTCAAAATTAAAAAATGGACAAAAAATTACAGTAGATTGTTCTCTTGGAGAAGAAGGCTATGTTTATGATGGAATTATCCCATTTATAACAAAAAAGACAAACTTGAAAAATTTGAAATTACCTAAGAACGTAAAAATAATGATGAATGTAGGAAATCCAAGGCAAGCATTTCGTGATTCTATGCTTCCAAATGATGGAGTAGGACTTGCAAGACAAGAATTTATTATTTCAAATTATATAAAAGTTCATCCTTTGGCACTTCTAAATTTTTCGCAAGTAAAAGATAAGTCTGAAAAAGAAATTATAAATAATTTGACTGTAAACTATAAATCAAAGCCAGATTTTTATGTAGAAAAATTAGCAGAAGGAGTTGCAAAAATAGCTTCTGCATTTTATCCAAAGGATGTAATAATTAGACTCTCAGATTTCAAATCAAATGAATATGCAAATCTTATTGGTGGAAAATATTTTGAACCAGTTGAAGACAATCCTATGATAGGTTGGCGTGGAGCTTCACGCTATTATGATCCAAAATATGAACCAGCTTTTAGATTAGAGTGTAAAGCTCTCAAAAAAGTAAGAGATAATATGGGACTTACAAATGTAAAAATAATGATTCCATTCTGTCGTACTATAGAAGAAGGCAAAAAGGTTATAAAAATAATGGAAACTGAGGGACTAAAGCGAGGAGTAAATAGTTTAGAATTATATGTAATGTGTGAAATACCATCAAATGTAATTTTGGCAAATGAGTTTTGTAAAATTTTTGATGGATTTTCAATTGGTTCAAATGATCTTACCCAGCTTACATTGGGAGTAGATAGAGATTCAAGCGTTGTTTCTCATATTTATGATGAGAGGAATGAAGCTGTAAAAGAGCTTATCAGACAAGTTATAAGGATTGCAAAGAAAAACAAGAGAAAAGTAGGTATTTGTGGGCAAGCGCCATCTGATTTTCCTGATTTTGCAAAGTTTTTGGTAAAAGAGCATATTGATAGTATGTCTCTTGTACCGGACTCAGTAGTAAATACTATATTACAGCTCAAAAAGATGAGATAA
- a CDS encoding CoA-binding protein, whose amino-acid sequence MNKNTIFAVVGVSTDENKYGYKVFKHLLDSNYKVFGINPKATEILNQKIYKNITEINQKIDWVIFVLPPEIGEKILQDVINLDIKNVWLQPGAENEKLIQICKDNNINYISNACIIKNNPIQLDK is encoded by the coding sequence ATGAACAAAAACACAATTTTTGCAGTTGTTGGAGTTTCTACAGATGAAAATAAATATGGATACAAAGTATTTAAACATTTACTAGACTCTAATTATAAAGTTTTTGGAATAAACCCAAAAGCTACAGAAATTCTAAACCAAAAAATTTATAAAAATATTACTGAAATAAACCAAAAAATTGATTGGGTAATATTTGTCCTACCACCAGAAATTGGAGAAAAAATATTACAAGACGTGATAAATTTAGATATAAAAAATGTTTGGCTCCAACCAGGAGCAGAGAATGAAAAATTGATACAAATTTGCAAAGATAACAATATAAATTATATAAGTAATGCTTGTATAATAAAAAACAACCCAATTCAACTAGATAAATAA